A stretch of Coccidioides posadasii str. Silveira chromosome 2, complete sequence DNA encodes these proteins:
- a CDS encoding uncharacterized protein (EggNog:ENOG410PSGI~COG:S~BUSCO:14956at33183), which yields MAPPRQRGTAAGGLDDSRSEASTGQRERQTGATKGRRAGNTAASVAATASKDARQPQPEAVVGDPEQGTVENPGINWSSMPLSVLHQYRYVHKLQCPSAFSSRINPILLSRGIGYRSPTAIAMRNAQKVAKKNGDKGKNFQPSSSKNPKDFKSTTGEGLQRSRIGTAYGRVSKEHLASAVRKHFNNTAISEQDAIAKFVYKVSEERKGREFRYRFQPS from the exons ATGGCACCACCAAGGCAGCGCGGAACAGCCGCTGGCGGCCTTGACGATTCGAGATCAGAAGCGTCCACTGGCCAGCGAGAACGACAAACTGGAGCCACCAAGGGTCGCAGGGCAGGAAATACCGCTGCTTCTGTTGCTGCTACAGCAAGTAAAGATGCGAGACAACCACAGCCAGAAGCAGTTGTGGGTGATCCTGAACAGGGCACAGTGGAAAATCCAGGT ATAAACTGGTCTAGCATGCCCCTCTCCGTCCTCCATCAATATCGGTACGTCCACAAGCTCCAATGCCCCAGCGCATTCTCCTCACGCATCAACCCCATCCTCCTCTCACGAGGCATTGGCTACCGTTCCCCCACCGCCATCGCAATGCGCAACGCTCAGAAGGTCGCGAAAAAAAACGGCGACAAGGGCAAAAACTTTCAACCTTCTTCCTCCAAAAACCCGAAAGACTTTAAATCCACGACAGGCGAGGGCCTTCAACGCAGTCGTATAGGTACCGCTTACGGGCGAGTGTCCAAGGAACATCTAGCGTCGGCGGTGAGGAAACACTTCAATAACACCGCGATATCGGAGCAGGACGCCATCGCCAAGTTTGTCTACAAGGTTTCTGAAGAGAGGAAAGGCAGAGAATTTCGGTATAGGTTTCAACCGTCATAG